CGGCCGTGATTTCCGAAGCCGGGGCCACGCTCTCCTCGGAAAGCACGCGTCTTCGCGACACCGTGCAGGAGGCCGTCACGGCCGCAGCGGCATCGCTCTCCGATGAGCGCACGAAAACCGTGGAAGTCGTCGACACCGCTCTCAACCAGGCAACCGAGAAGCTCGCCGGCGAAAGCGACCGCATGCGCCAGATCGTGCTTGGCTCCGTGGGTGAAGCCCGTGGCGTCCTGGAAGGCGAAAGCCAGAAGGCAGCTGACGTGGTCAGCAACGCGATGCACCAGGCAACCGGGGCGATGTCCGGCGAAAGCACCAAGATCCGCGAACTCGTCCTGTCCGCAGTGGCCGACGCGGCACGTGCCATGGCTGCCGAAAGCGAGAAGGCCCGGACGCTCTATGCCGGAACGCTTGCAGAATTCACCGGCTCGCTCTCGGGCGAAAGCGAGAAGATCCGCGGCGATCTTGCCAAGGTGATTGCAGAGATCTCCGGAAACCTGTCGGCGGAAAGCGAACAGGCCCGCGCAACGCTCACCAAGACGCTGGAAGACATCCGCGGTCAGATGTCGAGTGAAGCCGGCATGGTCCGTGCGCGCGTCAACAGCGCGGTTTCGGAAGCGGCCGAGCTGCTCGTTGGCCGCGGCAACGATGTCGCCAACGAATTGATGGAAAAAGCGACGTCACTCAACGAAGCCTTCGGCGAACGCAGCGGCGAACTGGCACGTATCGTCGGAACCGACGGCAACGACCTGATCAATGCCATCGAAGCCCGCGCCAACGACCTGACCGGGCGTCTGTCGGAAGTGCATGGTGCCATTCTCGATGCCATCACGGTCAAGGGCCGCGACGTGACGGAGACATTCGCCCATACCGGCCTTGATGCGACCCGGACGCTGGTCGAAGCGGGAGACCGGATCATTGCGAGCATCAATGAACGCAGCGAACGGGCAGCGTCTCTTCTGAGCGACACGAAACAGCGGCTTGAAGCCGATGTGACCGACATCCTGAACAAGGTCGAGGAATCCAACACCAACCTTCAGGGCATCGTCACGACGGCAGGTGAAAACCTCAACGAGGTGGAAGGCAATCTTGCCCGAAGGGCCGGTGAATTCCGGTCCGCGGTCGACCGCGCTGTCCAGGAGACAAACCAGACCACGTCGCTCATCAACGAGCAGGTGTCCAACCTTCGCGACGTCACCCAGATAACGCTCGCGGACATCCAGAACCTGACCCACCGGTTCGGTGACCAGTCGGAAGAACTGACACGTGCTGCGCGTCATCTGGAAGACACCAACAAGTCGGTGGAGGGCCGGGTCTCCGAACGCCGCACGGCGATCGAGGAAGTTGCCGATACGCTTCTGGCCAAGACGGAAGCTGTCGACACCCTGATGCGGTCTTTCTCGCAGAACCTGTCCGACACGCTCGAATCGGCCGACGACAAGGCACGCGAAGCTGCAAACATGCTCGGAGCTGCCGCCGAGGCCGCATCCAAGCAGGTCGCCGAACAGTTCGAATCGATGCGCCTCACGGCAGGCATGGAAGGCCAGAAGGCCCGCGATGCCATCCGTTCGGCGCAGGATGACATCATCTCCGAAATGACCAAGACGGTCAGCGATGCCTCGGACCGCTTCAACGACGCCGCGGCGCGCATGCGCGATGTCGCCCGCGAGGTGCACCACGAACTGGAAGCGACCCGCAACGAACTGAAACAGGGCGTTCTCAACCTTCCGGACGAAGCCGAGGAATCCTCCGCGGCCCTGCGCAAGGTCGTGAACGAGCAGATCCGTGCTCTGACGGAGCTGTCGGAGATCGTGGCCAAGCAGTCCAACTCGCTTGATGTCTCGCGTCCGCAGGCCCAGGCCGCTACTGCAAGTGCACCGGTTCCGCAACCGGCCCCCTCGCCTCAGAACTTCGCGCCCGAACCGCTGGCACCCCAGCGGCAGGCACCTGAAGCAGACCAGCGTCCTGCACAGCAGCCGCGTCCTGCCGAAATGCGGCGTCAACCGCCGGCACAGAACCAGGGCGGCAACCCCGCTGGCAAGGGCTGGGTCGCCGACCTTCTGCGCCGGGCGTCGCGTGACGAGGATGCAGGCGCCGACACGAGCATGGCACGCACACCGCTGCAGACCGTGGAAAGCCTCAACTCGCTTTCGGTCGACATCGCCCGCGCGATCGACCATGAGACCTTCATCGATCTGTGGAACCGGTACCGGAACGGCGAACGCAACGTGTTCACCCGCAGGCTGTACACGCTTCAGGGCCAGCAGACCTTTGACGAGATCCGTCAGAAATATGCGCGTGATCCGGAATTCCGCACCGCGGTCGAAAGGTACGTGTCTGATTTCGAACAGTTGCTGGCCCAGGTCTCACGCAATGACCGGGACAACATGCTGGGTCAGACCTACCTCACCTCGGACACCGGCAAGGTCTACACGATGCTGGCACACGCAAGCGGCCGTCTCGACTAGATCTGGGCGAACAACTCATGAAAAAGGCGGCCACGAGCCGCCTTTTTTTTTGTTTTGACTGCCCGCAGGAAACCGCAGGCGCCGGCCCTAGGTGATGGACCCATAAATGAGGCGGAAATGGTTTGAAGCGGATTGCTTCTCCTCAAGGAGCGGAAGCGCAGGAAATGTGGTTCATTTTCAAGCCTTTCGCGACGCCGGGGAGGCGCAATCCGATCAAATCCGAAGGACATGGAAATGGCTTCACCCCGTGTCGTCAGTGTGCTTGACCGGGCAGGAAGCCCGCTCCGCACACCCTTCCTAACGGGATTTCGCCATTTCGCATGCCATTTCAGTCTCATTTATGGGTCCATCACCTAGGGTACGGACTCACAAATGAAGTTAATTTGGTTTGGAACGTTTTGACCAACTGCGAGGAGCGAAAGCGCAGGAAATGTGGTTCATTTTCAAGTCTTTCGCGACAATGCAGATGGCCAAAACGGCCAAATCCGAAGGACGGCAGAATGGCTTCACCTCGCAGCGTCACCGCGCTTGACCGGGCATAAAGCCCGATCTGTGCACGCTTCCTTGCGAGATTTTGCCATTACTGCCGCCAAATCAGCTTCATTTGTGAGTTCGTACCCTAATCCTGTGCCTCCCCGTCCTCCGACAGGTTGTCGCGGATGCGCTGTGCGATCGCCAGGAAACCGTAAATGTCGTCTTCGCTAAGTCCGCTCAGCATCTTGCGTTCGACGGCAAGCAGCTTCGGCCCCAGGTCTTCATAAACGGCACGGCCTTCGGCGCTGAGTTCCAGCAGGAAACTTCTTCCGTCTTCAGAATGCGTGGAACGTTTCAGGTATCCGCGCTCTTCCATCCGCTTGACGGCACGGCTGACAACGACCTTGTCCATACTTGAGCGCGACACGATATCCGTTGCCTGGAGACCGGTTCCTGCCGCTCCCAGGATGGCCATCGTGCGCCACTCGGCAGGCATCATGCCGTAGTCACGCTGGTAAACCGCGGACAGGGCATTGGTGACATCGCTGTAGAACACCCTCACCTGATAGGGAAAAAACCTCTGCAGCTCGAAAGCGGGGCAGCTCTCACTCTCAAGGCTTTCCATCGGTTTCTTGGTGTTGCTGTTCTCAGGTCTGGTCATGATGTCTCGGCCGCAATTCTCGGGTCCGTCCATTTTAGGATTGACTTAGTTTCATATGCAACTATTTTCGAGCATCAAATGCTGAGGAGTGTCCCGGCCGGGGAGTGGCCAGGCCTCGGCTGACAAGCAAGTGGGAGGAAAAACCATGAAATCCATCAAGTCTCTTTCTATTCTGGCGGGTCTGACGGCAACCGCTCTGTCGGCCTTACTTTCAAATGCCGCAGCCGACGAACTGGTTCTCTCGTCCTGGCTACCGCCGAAGCACCCGATCGTAACGGGTGTCATGGAACCCTGGGCGGAGCAGGTCGCAGAGGCAACAGACGGCCGCGTGACGGTGCGCATCCTCCCGAAACCGCTGGGACCGCCGCCCGCGCACTACGATCTGGCGGCAGACGGTGTTGCCGATATCACCTATGGCCTGCATTCCTTCACCCGCGATGATCGCTTCCTGCGCTCGCGCATCGGTCAGTTTTCCT
This region of uncultured Roseibium sp. genomic DNA includes:
- a CDS encoding MarR family transcriptional regulator — translated: MTRPENSNTKKPMESLESESCPAFELQRFFPYQVRVFYSDVTNALSAVYQRDYGMMPAEWRTMAILGAAGTGLQATDIVSRSSMDKVVVSRAVKRMEERGYLKRSTHSEDGRSFLLELSAEGRAVYEDLGPKLLAVERKMLSGLSEDDIYGFLAIAQRIRDNLSEDGEAQD